The following nucleotide sequence is from Lysobacter panacisoli.
GACCGCCAGCTCGTCGCCGTCCAGCGGCACGTCGGCAACGTGGCGACGCTGGCTGCGCATTCGCATCAGCGCCTCGTTCACGGCGATCTGGCGCACCCAGCCCCAGAACGGGCTGCCGCCGCTGCCGCGGAAATCGCCGAGCTTGGCGTGCACCTTGATCATCGTTTCCTGCAGCACTTCGGCCGCCTCCTCGCGATCGCCGCCGTACGCGCCCCCCAGCATCCGCAGCGCGAGGTTGAACACGGGGCGCTCGAACCAGCGGTAGAGCTGCTCGAACGCCGCCCGTTCGCCGCCGCGCGCACGCGCCAGCAGGGCGTCGGGCACGTCGATGGCGAAGCTGCTCCGGGGCGCGGACGTCTCGGCTGGCAGGGGCACGGGATCTGGGGTCGGCGGCATGTCATTCCCCTAGATGCGGAAAGCTCCCGGACCGTCGCAACGGCGGTTCGGCCTATACTCGATCCCACTTACAAGGAGGGGATCATGGACCTGGGTGTAGTGCTGAGCG
It contains:
- a CDS encoding RNA polymerase sigma factor → MPPTPDPVPLPAETSAPRSSFAIDVPDALLARARGGERAAFEQLYRWFERPVFNLALRMLGGAYGGDREEAAEVLQETMIKVHAKLGDFRGSGGSPFWGWVRQIAVNEALMRMRSQRRHVADVPLDGDELAVDPGPLPAAAADAAALTRALAQLPASTRSVLWLYHAEGYTHDEIASLMQRTPSFSKSQLARGGRRLRELLEPVYDLSEARAGTAGLQSKEERGSVCRYTTE